One Brassica napus cultivar Da-Ae chromosome C2, Da-Ae, whole genome shotgun sequence DNA window includes the following coding sequences:
- the LOC106349381 gene encoding DDB1- and CUL4-associated factor 4, whose translation MRPELPGFYFDEEKKKYFAIRGPIPGSKPSSSSSSSSRTKQKPDPKPLKEPNYQKRNKLKALKLLCSRELSGSVLVNKKKSNFKEEIEKTQASNPLVWRYDSTENLGDAALKEFQVDIQTSQGLTRKNILVAGSTGGCLSILRVSKAGQVPPFDEFETPALYGGTECDPVSVLPYKENKREAPRLIWRPAHSHLHAPSSISSIQLIGSSYPSDNSHHIKRALITTLGSSGRGSVFILSLAEEPYIVTPRSLRGNVSSECTIWTSDCSVSGTLAAIGTNVGAALVDLETGAGSYFLRSESDVLALQFHQSKGSIVQCGLRNGAIVSVDVRERPSRLTRHQIRSQSTSGTSQATARKKEWFKLKGNINPSHVLYMPSSLTCMKTLKTYDQYLMASSMDGTIKLYDQRMVKRGVAVQTYEGHVNSHTRIEFGIDPSERFLMSGGEDCYTRIWSIKSGQLLSENKFSNSVPSVVCWSAVEGQSELKDSIVHGAWLGSREAIFNMF comes from the exons ATGAGACCAG agCTTCCTGGGTTTTATTTCGACGAGGAAAAGAAGAAATATTTCGCCATTAGAGGTCCAATCCCAGGCTcaaaaccttcttcttcttcatcgtcttcttcaaGAACGAAGCAAAAGCCTGACCCAAAGCCTCTCAAG GAACCTAATTATCAGAAGAGAAACAAACTAAAAGCTTTGAAGCTACTTTGTTCCCGAGAGCTAAGTGGCAGTGTTCTTGTTAATAAGAAAAAGTCTAACTTCAAGGAGGAGATTGAAAAGACACAAGCCTCTAATCCTCTG GTGTGGAGATATGATTCCACTGAAAACTTAGGTGATGCTGCTTTGAAAGAGTTTCAGGTTGATATACAAACATCTCAAGGCTTGACCAGAAAGAACATCCTAGTAGCAGGCAGTACTGGAGGTTGCTTGAG CATACTGAGAGTGTCCAAAGCTGGACAAGTACCACCCTTTGATGAGTTTGAAACTCCAGCTTTATATGGTGGAACCGAGTGTGATCCAGTTTCTGTTCTTCcttacaaagaaaacaaaagggaAGCACCTAGGCTTATATGGAGACCAGCACACTCTCATCTACATGCCCCTTCCAGCATATCTTCTATTCAGTTAATCGGAAGCTCTTATCCATCTGACAACTCCCACCACATAAAGCGAGCATT gatcACTACACTTGGATCATCTGGACGAGGGTCGGTTTTCATCTTAAGCCTTGCTGAGGAACCTTACATTGTCACTCCGAGAAGCCTCCGAGGGAATGTTTCTTCCGAGTGTACTATTTGGACATCTGATTGCAGTGTGAGTGGGACTCTTGCAGCTATTGGCACCAATGTTGGAGCTGCTTTGGTTGATTTGGAGACAGGAGCTGGTTCTTACTTTCTCAGAAGCGAGAGCGATGTTTTGGCGCTTCAGTTTCACCAATCG AAGGGGAGCATTGTTCAATGCGGGCTCAGGAATGGAGCTATTGTGTCGGTTGATGTACGTGAGAGACCAAGCAGGCTCACTAGACACCAGATACGGTCTCAATCAACGAGTGGGACCAGTCAAGCTACTGCTAGAAAAAAAGAATGGTTTAAG CTTAAAGGAAACATTAATCCATCTCATGTGTTATATATGCCTTCATCTCTTACATG CATGAAGACACTGAAAACTTATGATCAGTACTTAATGGCAAGCTCAATGGATGGAACG ATAAAGCTATATGATCAACGCATGGTTAAGAGAGGGGTGGCTGTACAGACATATGAAGGGCATGTAAATTCTCATACTCGCATTGAGTTTGGCATCGACCCATCAGAGAGATTCCTCATGTCAG GAGGAGAGGACTGTTACACTCGCATTTGGAGTATCAAATCTGGTCAACTTCTGTCTGAAAATAAATTCTCCAACAGTGTCCCTTCAGTTGTGTGTTGGTCTGCTGTTGAAG GGCAAAGCGAGTTGAAAGATAGCATTGTTCATGGGGCATGGCTTGGATCGCGTGAAGCAATTTTCAACATGTTTTAA
- the LOC106354416 gene encoding ADP,ATP carrier protein ER-ANT1, with translation MTSTKNPEKFSTDFAMGGAAAIVAKSAAAPIERVKLLLQNQGEMIKTGHLTTPYSTLSNCFLRIFKEEGALSFWRGNQANVIRYFPTQASNFAFKGYFKTLLGYSKERDGYFKWFAGNVASGSAAGATTSLFLYHLDYARTRLGTDAKESSVNGKRQFRGMVDVYRKTLSSDGVRGLYRGFGVSIVGITLYRAMYFGMYDTIKPIVLVGSLEGNFLASFLLGWSITTSAGVIAYPFDTLRRRMMLTSGQPVKYRNAVHALREIMKTEGFYALYRGVTANMLLGVAGAGVLAGYDQLHRIAYKHWVVQ, from the exons ATGACTTCGACCAAAAACCCCGAGAAATTCTCAACGGACTTCGCCATGGGAGGCGCAGCAGCCATCGTCGCCAAATCCGCAGCCGCCCCCATCGAAAGAGTAAAGCTTTTACTCCAAAACCAAGGAGAAATGATCAAAACAGGACACCTCACCACCCCTTACTCCACCCTCTCCAACTGCTTCCTCAGAATCTTCAAAGAAGAAGGTGCTCTCTCCTTCTGGAGAGGAAACCAAGCCAACGTCATCCGCTACTTCCCTACACAG gctTCCAACTTTGCGTTTAAAGGTTACTTCAAGACCCTCCTCGGATACTCCAAGGAGAGAGACGGTTACTTCAAGTGGTTCGCAGGCAATGTAGCTTCTGGAAGCGCTGCTGGTGCCACGACTTCGTTGTTTTTATACCATTTGGACTACGCGAGGACTCGTTTGGGAACTGATGCGAAGGAGAGCTCGGTGAATGGGAAGAGACAGTTTAGAGGGATGGTTGATGTGTACCGTAAGACTTTGTCGAGCGACGGTGTTAGAGGGCTTTACCGTGGCTTTGGGGTTTCGATAGTGGGAATCACTCTTTACCGGGCGATGTATTTTGGGATGTATGATACCATCAAACCCATTGTGCTTGTTGGTTCCTTGGAG GGAAACTTTTTGGCTAGCTTTTTGTTGGGTTGGAGCATTACTACCTCTGCAGGGGTCATTGCGTACCCTTTTGATACGCTAAGGAGGAGGATGATGCTTACGTCAGGGCAACCTGTGAAGTACAGGAACGCTGTTCATGCGTTGAGGGAGATAATGAAAACGGAAGGGTTCTATGCGCTGTATAGAGGAGTTACTGCGAACATGCTTCTTGGAGTAGCGGGAGCTGGAGTGCTTGCGGGGTATGATCAGCTTCACCGGATTGCTTATAAGCATTGGGTTGTTCAGTAG